Genomic window (Mus caroli chromosome 14, CAROLI_EIJ_v1.1, whole genome shotgun sequence):
TAACCACGTATTCCATTCAGTGTTATACAAGCAAAGtggtttttttctgtatttcttcaaaAACAATATATCAATCAGTGTCCACTAACAGCAATTGTGATATACCTGATCTGTCTTTAGttagaaattaaaaagacaaaatgtttaaaagttgGTGAAAGATGCATCTGTGAAACAGAAATATTCATGAGATTTGTAGACTACATATTCTTTCTCAATTCATCTACCAGGCCTAATATCTGAGTAATGAGAATTGGAGAGAGAGTTATAcactaaaatttcaaaaattgagGACCTGAAGATCACTGTGCTCATCCATACCCAGAGAgatggatttttatttaaatattgtaaGAACTGAAAATGTTTTGTATAGGCATATCTAATTGGAAACACATTTTAGTGTGATTTATGCCAGGCAATGTAAAATTatcatataataattattatattaaattaggATACATCTAATCTAACACACTGTATCTAAGGAGTAATTATAAATTCTTAGAAATCATGGAGTTCTCACCGCAGTAATCATCTAAGAAGCATttttgatgggttttgtttttattttttctttttataactatTTAATATGTAAGATTGATAAGTTCTTACAGGTTAAAAAGACCCAGGCAGGGTCACATCGGTGCTCAATATCATAATTACAATCTGACATGACATTGTTTGAATTCATCAATATAGAATTAATTGTTTGCAGATAAAATGTGAATAATTTCCATCTAATATATAATGTGCAAGAAAAAGAATACAATTAATTGATTAACTGATTTTTCTCAATGGTCAAGAAATGAATAATATGGGTCTATAATTTTATGGAGACAGATATTAATCTATAACAATGCATAGCACTAGGCCTTGAAAGAATCAAAACTTCTGTGTTGCTATACTAGTGAAATTAAAAGGGATTATATGGTAAATACTGTTGAAGTCCATATTCCTACCAGCTTTATTTCAGACACTAAGTCTTAGTATCCAATTTTCCCAAAGATTTTCAAGAGTTCCAGGAATCTCTGACAGTGGAAGAAATCAGCTTTGCAGAAGTTTCAGAGAAGTTATTGGAGCCCGGTTCGTGGTTTGATCTACTAACACGATTGGATTGGatgttctcttttaaattttctgctcACAAATGCTTCTGTTAAACTGCACTAAGAAGCTGCAGCTGCTTCTTTCCTGCTCACTCGTCCTTATGGGGTACATATAAAATCCAGTAAGTTGTTTCTACCTGTATTACTTTTTTCCTGCCCATAAAGATCCATTGTGAAAGGAGTCTAAGAGCTGGGACTTCTAAAAACTAAGGCAAATGTTTaaaagctcagaaaaaaaatgtggtactttCTCAAAAtcaaatgtattatattatatatttttctataatatgcTCTACTTCAACCCTCTACTACTTAAACCGTTCTGAATATCTTGGTGCACTTGTTTTGTTGTGATAAGTGGTAAAAACACAAGTTAGTTCCTTGTTGGGTTCTGACAAGTTAAAGCCATGAAATCCAAAATTATTCCCTGGGTTTGTTTCTGGAAGATAACTAAGATTATTAGTCATTTTTGGCCATATATATAAATCACCCAGTGAAACCCAAGCAGAGATAAAGAATTAAGCAGTTGTTGTCTAAGAAGATATTGATATTCACAGCTGACAGAGgctggaaataataaaaagacaccTTTAAAGACATGATTTAGATGAGAATGATCTTCAAATTGAGATAATACAGTGTTTTTTTGCAAATAGCTTTGCAATTTTCTTATTCTGTACATGTCTGCAAGCTATAGATCATTTCAATAactaaaaataagataaacaggAGTAAATTCAGATAAAATAGGGCATATTAACTGTACAGGAAAGAAAACCATTCTCATAGTATAAATTCCTACAGTACACAGTCTTTCTAAACATGATTATTCTCAAGGCTTTTCaaatatgtttgcatatgtgtgtgtgtgtgtgtgtgtgtgtgtgtgtgtgtgtatgattcaGTAAAATTTCTGTCATTATTAACACTAGTGGCTGTGTATTAAGAAGGTTATCATATCCAAGGCTTAGTTGACAGCAATATATGTATCAGATTTCTCCAGAAGAAGAAACTTCATGAAGAGCTGAGTGACAGGAAGAAAAGTTCTATGAAGTTCTCTATCGTCTACTTTTGCCAAGATTGTATATTTTACATTACAGGATTTGTAATTGGAGAGACGGAGATAATTTGTAGTTTCTAAGTGTGAAGGTCCTTTTTATAGACTAGCTAAAAGAGAAATCCAGAGCTGCCTCTCTTTATGACTATAAATGTCATGACACATAGCGTGTTTATGCAAGGGCAAAACAAGAAGTGTACTCTCCACTGAATTTTCACAAAGTGAACAGAATCACCAGGCACAATAAGCAACAGAGTTACCAGGACTTGGTGTCCTTCCTGTCCTTCTTTCCTATTTAAGGATGACTAGTGGCAGGTTTCTTAAAACCATGTAATCACTTTGTTTAATTTCAGGCTTTATATAACTAGATCTATTCAACATTACATCACATTAGTTATATAATTGTTCAATATCTCAAGAAAATccatgtatagacacacacacatatatgtgtgtgtgtgtatacacacacatatatacacatatatgtatgtatgtatatataattgagaaatgaagagaaacttattTAACTGatttatttctattctattccattcagATAACTGAAGGCAACTCTCTTCCAAAGTCAATGAATGAATCAAATTACTCTCGTGTGACAGAGTTTGTGCTGTTGGGTCTGTCTAGTTCAAAGGAGCTCCAGCCTTTCCTGTTTCTCATATTTTCACTGCTGTACCTAGCAATACTGCTGGGCAACTTCCTCATCATCCTCACAGTGACTTCAGACTCACGACTTCATACCCCCATGTACTTTCTGCTTGCAAACCTATCATTTATAGATATGTGTGTAGCCTCTTTTGCTACCCCAAAAATGCTTGCTGACTTTCTGGTTGAACGAAAAACTATATCTTTTGAAGCCTGCTTGGCTCAGATCTTCTTTGTTCATCTCTTTACTGGTGGTGAAATGGTACTTCTTGTATccatggcctatgatcgctatgttgCAATATGCAAGCCTCTCCACTACATGACAATCATGAGTCGCCGTGTGTGTATCATTCTGGTCTGCATTTCCTGGTTTGTGGGTTTCATCCATACAACTAGCCAGTTGGCATTCACTGTTAACTTGCCATTTTGTGGTCCTAACAAGGTAGACAGTTTTTTCTGTGATCTCCCACTGGTGACCAAGCTAGCCTGTATAGACACTTATGTTGTGAGCTTGCTAATAGTTGCAGATAGTGGATTTCTATCCATGAGTTCATTTCTCCTCTTGGTTGTCTCCTACACTGTGATTCTCATTACTGTTAGGAATCGTTCCTCTGCTAGCATGGCCAAGGCTCGATCCACCCTAACTGCTCACATCACTGTAGTTGTACTATTTTTTGGACCATGCATCTTCATCTATGTGTGGCCCTTTAGCAGCTATTCAGTTGACAAAGTCCTTGCTGTGTTCTACACCATCTTCACACCCATCTTAAACCCAGTTATCTACACTCTGAGAAACAAAGAGGTGAAAGCAGCAATGTCAAAGCTGAGGGGTCGCTATCTGAAACCTGGACAGGTTTCTGCATTGATAAGAAATGTTCTTTTCCTGGAAACAAAGTAAAATTTCAGAACTAGCAGCAGTTTTGTCTTCCCTCTAATACATATCCTAAATGGAAGTGCCTTTACTTCTAAAGTTAGTTATTTAATATGTGGGGCTGTTTAAAGGCTTACTACACATTTCATGAAATTTAATATTCCTTCACTTATTTttgttctctgattttttttctttttctttttgaaacttatgatgcttttaaaattaaagtttgttTTTCATGTAAATGATGTTTTGGCATTTATTGAATTGCAAATACATTTTGTCTTGTGTTTagaaaattttttatattttataaagtttatatttaCACTATCAAGTAAATTTGCTGTTTGTAAAGAATGTGATATATTTCACAagagaagaatttaaaataagagTGATGATTCTtgcattttctagttctatgctTATTTTGTTCCTTCCATAATACCCTTTTTTGTGAATACCAAGTGATGACTGTGACTTAAGTTTTCTTACAGTATTTTGCACTCCATGAATAGCTGTACAGAGTTTACTATTTAGCAGCAGGATCTACAGTAGTTGGATTTTATGTACAAACAAATCCAATTAAATAGACATTAATCACAATAGGTAAGACCATTTACAGATTGCTTGGGAAATCCAAAGACATTTTTAAGAACATCAATTCCAGAGCcctggggcatggtggcacgtgcctttaatcccaacacttgggaggtagaggcaggcagatttctgagttcaaggccagcctggtctacagagtgagctccagggcagccagggatatacagagaaaccctgtctcgggaaaaaaaaaaatcaactcctaGGACTCGTCCTATGTCTTGTAGACAAAGCCCTGATACTGAGAAAAATTGATCCTTAGATGTTACTAAAGCTTTATAATAACCAATAGTTCTTGCCATAGGTTATTTACTAGCCATGTTACTAGAACTACCCATTATTTAGCAGTTCACGCTTTCCAtcaataaatgcaaaaaaaaaataatcttatgcTTAATCCTAGATCAAATTTGGCTGAGGTATGTCCAAAGGCATTATCAATcccattgtataaataaatatttctaagcaCATAGAAATATGATTCTGTCGCATAAACACCTTTCTCTTCATTTAGATTTTGGAGGTCATGAAAGGATTGCTATGGCAggttaggaaaagaaagaaagaaagtgagagaaagaaagaaagaaagaaagaaagaaagaaagaaagaaagaaagaaagaaagaaaaagagagagagagagagagagagagagaaaggaaaggaaggaaggaaggaaggaaggaaggaaggaaggaaggaaNgaaggaaggaaggaaggaaggaaggaaggaaggaaggaaggaaggaaggaaggaaggaaggaaggaaggaaaagaaacaatttttgtccttcaaaataacttttataaTTCATTGAACATGATAACAATTGGGATGTTGCTATTTTGAAGCTTCATTAATTCAGGTAGACCAGAAATTCATGGCTGTAAGAACTTTTTATTGGTATATATAAAGATTAACATTTTGCTTAATACTTATCTTTGGATAGGAATTAGAATTAGATAATAATGATTAAAATTCATGCATAACAAGGAATTATATGGCCAATTTACAATTTTAAGTGTCATAGAATAATTTTGGGAAATCAGATAAAATGAGTGACCTATAATGAggacataaatatttattagcatTATTTTGAATCTTTGTTATTACATAAGTTGTCCTCCACAGAGGAGACaaccaaaagaaggaaaatgggagTATTACCAGTCAGATGATTTTGTTTGTTCCTcaagtgcatacacatataatacattgATTAACTATAACAGAAACCCTGATTGAGACTGTGGGTGTCGTTGAGTGCATTAGgttcacattaaataaatttcaTCTGCTCCTTTTACTGCTGATGCCACATACTGTTCTGTAATGCGATGAGATTGGAATCTGAAAAATGTGCTGTATTGAAGGGATAGTCATTTCTATCAGTTCTTTTCTCTTATCATAACCATTCCCTTTTGCTCACACATCCATTACTTGGACCACTATTTGACTAATGAGTTTTACAGAAATTGCATCCCAGAATGATTGCCTATGTCATGGCACACAGCTTACAGTGATAATATGGGAACAGGAATAGGACTTTGAGGTGAATTTTTCTAGTATTGACAATGCTGTTAAATAACACATGCTTTAAATAGAACCAAGAAGATGCTGATATTGCAACTATACTCTTTTACAGATGAATTGCCCAAGATGTGATAGATGCAATGAACTAAAATTTAACATGTGATACTTTGGTATTAATAACTAAAACACACAGTTTCAAAAACTAAGAGAAGAGTTAAGCTTGGCTTCTCTGCCCATCACTCTTAGGGATCACTTGtgaaaattctttctctttcagtgCAGTTCCAGGTATCTCTAGCCTAAAATATCTTGGTTCTAAGAATAACACATACTTTAGCAAAGATAATATGATTGTTAAGAAACCAAATATTTGACTAGTGAGCAGGGCATAAGATAGACACTTACATAGTTCATAGGAATATAGTTGATTACTGTTTGGTAATAATTGACTTATCAAGACAAAGCATATAAtagaaagtgaataaatgaatgaatgagggacTGGATGCCTAATACACTTAGTTAAGTTGAAGGATGAAAATCtcttttaaatgagaaataatatGACTAAAACTTAGCAGACTCACAAGAGTAGCAGTGTTCCCATGCTCAATAAAACAGTTAATGATCAGTTATAGTGTCTTAGCCAGCTGTCTCACTAAAAAGTGCTTCAGTTACTGAAGCCTGAATTCAATAAGGATTGCATGAAAGATTGTCATGATGTAGGGAACCTAGCATAGGTTTTGAGAGGAGGGAGCAAATTTAAATTATGATCATTATTTGTTGGCCCTTTGCCAGCAGGTAACTTCTAGGAGATAAGCCCACACTTGCGGAGTCTGGGGTTGGGTGGGATGGTGAGTGTTGGCAATCTGAGAAAACCACATGGGGCTAGGAGTCTTGTTTATGCAGGAACTCATTTTATTAAGCTAGAACTTGCTTGTATAGAGAAGGTAAGGAGGTGAGCACTTAGGTATGGGAAGAGATGACTGACATATAGGGTGGTGTGAGGTGATGAGGAGTATGGGGTGACTAGGTGGGGCTAGTAAGTTTATTTTACATCAGTGGTAGGCAGGCAGGGCTGGTACAGGTTGTGCTTAGTCATTCCCAGGCATAAGTGAGAGAGCcaggtctcaaaaaaaatttttttaacttttttccaattttttattaggtattttcttcatttacatttcaaatgctatcctgaaagtcccctatacccttgccccaccctgatcccctatgcacccacttccactttttggccctggtgtttccctgtactggggcatataaagtttgtaagaccaaggggcctctcttcccaatgatggccaagtaggccatcatctgctacatatgcagctagagacacgaactctgggggtactggttagttcctattgtagTTCCCAGGTCTCAAAATTTGAGCCATgctcaggtttgtcctcaaggtTCAAACCAAGGCCAAATAGAGCCCAACAATTATTATTTGAACTGCTATATTAATAAGTTATTCCATCAACtcttgtaatttttctttacttatatggTCAATCACTGTCCTGAAGATTCAATGACAAAGTAGACTGATCATAAGACATAAGAGATTTTGAAAgtgcaaaagaaagcaaatgcatGTAGTATGATTTATGGAAATATTCTATTGACATGATTCCAGCACAGTGGATAATTCTTTGTAATTAAACAGTAACTACCGTCAAGCATATTTCTTCTTAACTGTGTAAGTCCAAACTCTATAGACAACAAATCCTATTTTTATACATAGGTACAGCCAAATTTTAAAGGTGTAAATGAGAAATATCCCAACTCCTTTTTATAACTCCTCCCATATTTACCCTAAACCCTTAACAcaacttcttttctttacttGTGTCCTTTATTTTATCATGCTCCTCTAAGTCGAATTTGAAGTGCTTATATATTGATGACTTTGAAGCCATCGTCTTCATGTTGATAAATGCAACATGGGCCACACTCCTAAATAAAACTGGCTTTCTCACTTCAAGAAGTCATCATTATCAAAAACTTCTCAGTTAGGAGTGGAACTCATGATCCCCTCCCACTttcatgctggaatgttgactgactTGATCTCATGCAAATTTTTTAACATCCATCACAGCTGCTGGGAGTTCATGACTCGAAGGGTTCTATCACATCTACAAcatatgaattattatttttaacttttaaaacatgtttttaaattcatatatgAGTGCTGTATTTAAATCATATTCTCCTCACCTTCCTCTATCTAATTTCTCTTGTGTGCCTTACATTTCTCAAATTCAGTCTCTTATTTAACTAAAACTGTTACATTTGCATGCATATAAACTTGTATATACAACTTGCTAAGATAATTTAATGTTGTTTATATGTGTTTGGAGTTGATCTTTTGGGGTAGCTGATATATCGAGAACCACTTCCCTGGTGAAGGCTGAGTCTTCTTCTCTCAGCGACCACTGACCACCTGTAGTTCTTCTAGGTGTGAGGCCTTATGGGAATTCTTCCATCCATATTAGCTTGTCAACTGATACTGTCATTTTTTGATAATGTTTCAGCAACCATATTGATGAGATTTCTTGAATGCAGGTTCCCTGTCTTGTAAAGGAGACACATCTCACAGCAGATATCCCATACTAATCATCTGACTTTTATAATCATTCCATAATTTTCTGAGGTTTAGGTGTCAGACTAGTATCGTAGATGTGCCAATTGTAGCTGAGCACCCTATAGTATGCTGTTTGTACTTTGATCACATGTTACTTTCTGAAAGAGTCTGGCTGAAAATAGAAGCATTTTTGATGAGTAGTGAGAGATACATTTATCTGTGcatataaggataaatatttagaatattatatTGGTTTAGTGAGGTAGCAATGCTAAGTTATTTTTTAGGGTCTATAGTCTCACCAACCACAAGTAGTGTGCTAGGTTTACAGTAACAAGTGTGAATTTCCTATTAGGTATACTTTAAATCTAATTAGATGGATATTTAGTACTTTCAGGATGTAAGGGTCATTATTGTACATATCTGACATACATAAATTATGAGCAAGTTACCTGTATTGATTACTTTATGCTTGACTTTATAAACTGTGTATCTGCTGGTCATTCACTAGCATTTTATATCTGTTCATTTGAATTCGTTTGAAGTTCTAAACAAatcaaaagacagagaaacagtttccaaataaataaaaacagaaatgaaaagggaaagttaacaacagacactgaggaaattcaaagaatcattaagtcttacttcaaaagcctatactacccaaaattagaaaattttaatgaaatggacaattttcaagacagatctcatttaccaaagttaaatcaagatcaggtaaattaTTAAAGTCCTTAGCCCCTAACAGAACAGAAGccgtcattaaaagtctcccaactgaAAATAGCCCaaggccagatgggtttagtgtagaatttttccagagtttcaaagaagaggtaataccaacactcttcaaactattccacaaaatagaaacagaagaaacacctCCTAATGTATTCCATGAAGCCATA
Coding sequences:
- the LOC110309410 gene encoding olfactory receptor 4K15, with the protein product MNESNYSRVTEFVLLGLSSSKELQPFLFLIFSLLYLAILLGNFLIILTVTSDSRLHTPMYFLLANLSFIDMCVASFATPKMLADFLVERKTISFEACLAQIFFVHLFTGGEMVLLVSMAYDRYVAICKPLHYMTIMSRRVCIILVCISWFVGFIHTTSQLAFTVNLPFCGPNKVDSFFCDLPLVTKLACIDTYVVSLLIVADSGFLSMSSFLLLVVSYTVILITVRNRSSASMAKARSTLTAHITVVVLFFGPCIFIYVWPFSSYSVDKVLAVFYTIFTPILNPVIYTLRNKEVKAAMSKLRGRYLKPGQVSALIRNVLFLETK